Proteins encoded together in one Pontiella desulfatans window:
- a CDS encoding sulfatase, which translates to MKIWIQAGYIALFVLCGSLSHAVKPNVILIICDDLNDYVGVFGGHPQAKTPNMDRLAASGVSFQQAHCTIPICNPSRASFLTGLYPHTSQCYGFDNWDGYEVLKNSRTLMDHFRKNGYVSLGTGKMMHNRGEQEWTQFGHPSDYGPFAYNEEKTVAHPWNKAPFRDDFGAIDGSFGPLFKLQGEISPENGKPFTWRTGNWKKMRELRYESDADRDPTGDELNARWAVEHLNAYAKKPKDKPFFMGVGFLRPHTPLIVPQEYFDRFPLESIELPSILENDAADTFKHTITSSEDDRSGDRGTKIYDSLIASFDGDRELALKKFVQAYLASVASVDDLVGDILDVVDSSPLKDNTIVILTSDHGWGNGEKDYLYKNSLWQESTRVPLVIRAPGVSKAGQSAVVPVSLVDLYPSLIDLCGLEGDTRKNEKGRRLDGYSLKPLLENPMTGTWDGPDAALTALYKWDSYYDPAKQSYSLRFKDWRYIRYQNGKEELYHTAQDPKEWTNLALNPEYAEQLAGFRAKLMTRIPESKPRPAPTAGDNEKWKSSYFKKHPEADTNGDGSLSWAELKAHKDGE; encoded by the coding sequence ATGAAAATATGGATTCAAGCAGGATATATTGCCCTGTTCGTGCTGTGCGGAAGTTTATCCCATGCAGTCAAACCGAATGTGATTCTTATTATCTGCGATGATCTGAATGACTATGTCGGGGTTTTCGGTGGTCATCCGCAGGCTAAAACGCCGAATATGGACCGATTGGCGGCGAGCGGGGTTTCGTTTCAGCAGGCGCACTGCACCATTCCGATCTGTAATCCTTCGCGTGCGAGTTTCCTGACCGGGCTGTATCCGCATACCTCGCAGTGTTATGGCTTTGATAACTGGGATGGTTATGAGGTGCTGAAAAATTCACGTACCCTGATGGATCATTTCCGTAAGAATGGCTACGTCTCTCTCGGTACGGGTAAAATGATGCATAACCGGGGCGAGCAGGAATGGACGCAATTCGGTCATCCGTCCGACTATGGCCCATTTGCGTATAACGAAGAAAAGACGGTGGCGCATCCCTGGAATAAAGCGCCGTTCCGTGATGATTTCGGGGCAATCGATGGTTCTTTCGGTCCGCTCTTTAAATTGCAGGGTGAAATTTCGCCGGAGAACGGAAAGCCATTTACCTGGCGGACCGGCAACTGGAAAAAGATGCGCGAACTGCGGTATGAATCGGACGCTGACCGGGATCCGACCGGCGACGAATTAAATGCCCGGTGGGCTGTTGAGCACCTGAATGCATACGCAAAGAAACCGAAAGATAAACCCTTCTTCATGGGCGTAGGTTTTCTTCGGCCTCATACGCCTTTGATTGTGCCGCAGGAATATTTTGATCGATTTCCGCTCGAATCCATCGAACTGCCGAGCATTCTGGAGAACGATGCTGCTGATACTTTCAAGCATACGATTACTTCCAGTGAAGATGATCGGAGTGGTGATCGTGGAACCAAAATTTATGACAGTCTGATTGCGTCGTTTGATGGCGACCGTGAACTGGCGTTGAAGAAATTTGTTCAGGCTTATCTGGCCAGCGTGGCTTCGGTGGATGATCTGGTTGGCGATATTTTAGATGTGGTTGATTCCTCTCCGCTGAAAGACAACACGATCGTAATTCTTACGAGCGATCATGGTTGGGGGAACGGAGAAAAAGATTATCTGTATAAGAATTCGCTCTGGCAGGAGAGTACCCGCGTGCCGCTGGTGATCCGGGCGCCGGGCGTTTCCAAAGCCGGGCAATCGGCTGTTGTGCCGGTCTCGCTGGTGGATCTATATCCCTCCCTGATCGATCTTTGCGGATTGGAAGGGGATACCCGCAAGAATGAAAAGGGGCGACGGCTGGATGGATACAGCCTGAAGCCGCTACTGGAAAATCCAATGACTGGAACGTGGGATGGACCGGATGCGGCGCTGACCGCGTTGTATAAATGGGACAGTTATTATGATCCGGCAAAGCAGAGCTATTCCCTGCGTTTCAAGGACTGGCGGTATATCCGGTATCAAAATGGGAAAGAAGAGCTGTATCATACCGCGCAGGATCCAAAGGAATGGACCAACCTGGCCCTGAATCCGGAATATGCCGAACAGCTTGCCGGTTTCCGTGCAAAACTGATGACGCGAATTCCCGAGTCGAAGCCGCGTCCGGCACCGACTGCGGGCGATAATGAAAAATGGAAAAGCAGCTATTTCAAGAAACATCCCGAGGCTGATACGAATGGGGATGGCTCCCTGAGCTGGGCCGAGCTGAAAGCGCATAAGGATGGGGAATAG
- a CDS encoding sulfatase encodes MKINSVIVLLAALSIQTVSAEKQNVMMIVLDDMNDWLGLMGGHPQAQTPNMDRLAGEGVLFLNAHANVGVCSPSRASFMSGIHPLTSGCWGFNNPLKNNVVNNSKNLPEYARENGFKTYQTGKIFHHVPKDAWTQKGIKKYHGPMAWDGKKVAFHPSCPATMAELGALDSTYASLADVPSTSGYTGWWDSSSNVPFRYVSEDDRDRMTDEKSVQWFREKMVALERNNNAEPFMMAFGIMRPHTPLVVPQKYFELFPLDTVEFPEIKEDDIADLPWGEDSRGRQTIEALRAGAADPVAEFRKYVQAYLASVAFADDIVGQALGILDNSRFKENTTVILFSDHGYNIGEKEYLWKYNLWEESTRVPLIIRDTRYAVNAGKTVDHPVSLIDVFPTITDLCGMTGETVKGPGGAPVDGHSLRPFLENPAATEWDGPDAALSVIASWKSKRPIDQHLSIRTKDHRYTRYYGGGEELYDHRNDPFEWNNLASSPEHAEIKAKLGKQMNAMVPETTPKTEPKKKAAVKSAKVKTSDEQWKDKYFGWHPDADTDKDGELTWAEYRKHKDALDAKKAGK; translated from the coding sequence ATGAAGATCAATAGTGTCATAGTGCTGTTGGCTGCTTTGTCCATCCAGACCGTTTCTGCAGAAAAGCAGAATGTCATGATGATTGTCCTTGATGATATGAATGATTGGTTAGGCTTAATGGGAGGCCATCCGCAGGCACAGACTCCGAATATGGATCGGCTGGCCGGGGAAGGGGTACTGTTCCTTAACGCGCACGCCAACGTCGGCGTCTGTTCACCGTCGCGCGCCAGTTTTATGTCGGGCATCCATCCGCTCACAAGCGGATGCTGGGGATTTAATAATCCGCTGAAAAACAACGTGGTCAACAACTCAAAAAACCTGCCGGAATATGCGCGCGAAAACGGATTTAAAACATACCAGACCGGAAAGATCTTTCACCATGTCCCTAAGGATGCCTGGACGCAGAAGGGGATAAAAAAATATCACGGTCCGATGGCATGGGATGGCAAAAAGGTGGCGTTTCATCCGTCGTGTCCGGCAACGATGGCTGAGCTCGGCGCATTGGATTCCACCTATGCCTCTTTGGCGGATGTTCCTTCAACTTCAGGGTATACCGGTTGGTGGGATTCCAGCAGCAATGTGCCGTTTCGCTATGTTTCCGAGGATGACCGCGACCGGATGACGGATGAAAAAAGTGTGCAGTGGTTCCGCGAAAAGATGGTCGCGCTGGAACGCAACAACAATGCCGAACCGTTTATGATGGCGTTCGGGATCATGCGCCCGCACACGCCGCTGGTGGTGCCGCAGAAATATTTCGAACTATTCCCGCTCGATACGGTCGAGTTTCCCGAAATAAAGGAAGACGATATCGCTGATCTGCCGTGGGGAGAGGATTCCCGCGGAAGACAGACGATTGAAGCACTGCGCGCCGGGGCGGCCGATCCGGTCGCGGAATTCCGCAAATATGTACAAGCCTACCTGGCCTCCGTCGCCTTTGCCGATGATATCGTCGGGCAGGCGCTCGGGATTCTCGACAACAGTCGGTTTAAAGAAAATACGACCGTCATACTGTTCAGCGATCACGGCTACAATATCGGTGAAAAGGAATATCTCTGGAAATACAACCTCTGGGAGGAGAGCACCCGCGTACCGCTGATTATCCGCGATACACGCTATGCGGTGAATGCCGGAAAAACCGTCGATCATCCCGTGAGCTTGATTGATGTTTTTCCGACCATTACTGACTTGTGCGGAATGACCGGTGAAACGGTGAAAGGGCCCGGTGGCGCACCGGTTGACGGACATTCTCTTCGGCCGTTTTTAGAAAATCCGGCTGCCACGGAGTGGGATGGGCCGGACGCCGCGTTGTCCGTGATCGCGAGTTGGAAATCGAAGCGGCCCATCGATCAGCACCTTTCAATACGCACCAAGGATCATCGTTACACCCGGTATTATGGTGGTGGCGAAGAGCTGTATGATCATCGCAACGATCCGTTTGAATGGAATAATCTGGCCTCCAGTCCTGAGCATGCTGAAATTAAGGCAAAGCTTGGTAAACAGATGAATGCAATGGTTCCCGAAACCACGCCGAAAACCGAACCGAAAAAGAAGGCTGCGGTAAAGTCCGCCAAAGTAAAGACGAGTGATGAGCAGTGGAAAGATAAATATTTCGGGTGGCATCCCGATGCCGATACCGACAAGGATGGCGAGTTGACCTGGGCGGAATATCGGAAGCACAAAGATGCGCTCGACGCAAAGAAGGCCGGGAAATAA
- a CDS encoding glycoside hydrolase family 2 protein, with product MTVSTLLTAAVTTLLLTGGAYARDVQSLDGTWRIAFDGSNEGRAAAWHTREIFQTLEEVRDIQVPSCWEEIEQDYEGVAFYGTTFRVSSDWKNQTVRLQFGAVNYIAEVWLNETCVGRHEGGYGPFEFRVDDLLNFEDDNFLSLRVLGPILHEDKIIDGIGPNDMPHWRGAIAGGIWQSVQLVATGPVFVDDIFIIPQLKDDTATVQLQLENTNLNSSRQDVVLSVSNEGRVVSEQCETIRLKPGKNGVEWALAIPDTKTWSPNEPNLYTLTVKLGNSDEETVRFGMRELTIRNNRFELNGEPVTIKAAFFEGLYPNRLALPDSIEMARLEIRLAKEAGFNMIRPWRKPPPPEWLDLCDEMGVMVVGGFPIECMNNWPSVTPHLRDRIEHEVRSAIQRDRNRACIVQWEIFNEIYREDLHRFKHSTSLLARKLDPSRLILDESGGFAGGSNIYLPYQLEPEVFNDVHSYPGAPLSQAGYDGFLTLAKTEEEIQALDLKVPAISSRSVIQPGLLTYVSEIGYGSLPDLENNNKRFEQNGNPLVPAYRYHRELAQTYRAALQESGLDAVYPDLRDFCMDQQQIHGEANKRMIEAIRLNSSTCGYAVHALTDGDWVVGAGLLDLFRNPKPAVYEATRDANAERYIAVNVQPRNVYAEKGATLRLTGINDLSAVGGRLSIEVVDADGAIVFKKEQDVVLKPGIGQLDELQLDTADWSGRYTVKVQLVEPNGKETARNEFELEVFSADVLKVPEEKLAVVDSHDVLHPFLMGRGIRCSDFNPETPVTLPVLVVGSVSAKKSAKLKAFAEKGGTVVFLECGEYPLPVRGGKRGVKGLWVGVGHVVTDHPVFEGLPSDGLMDQTYENVWAMKTLTGLKTQPIVGSVTHDFYPMKRNIPNYLGPEPAWWGTDLGIIQQGEGRLILSALRLVNNLDKDPVADKILFNLIGFAARPAN from the coding sequence ATGACTGTATCAACGCTCCTGACTGCGGCTGTGACTACGCTGCTGCTTACGGGCGGGGCGTATGCGCGTGATGTGCAATCGCTGGATGGCACGTGGCGGATTGCCTTCGATGGTTCTAATGAAGGTCGTGCAGCGGCGTGGCATACACGCGAAATTTTCCAGACCTTGGAAGAGGTGCGGGACATTCAGGTGCCGAGCTGCTGGGAAGAAATTGAGCAGGACTATGAAGGCGTGGCGTTCTATGGAACCACCTTCCGGGTTTCCAGTGATTGGAAAAACCAGACCGTGCGGCTGCAGTTCGGAGCAGTGAATTATATTGCCGAAGTCTGGCTGAATGAAACCTGCGTGGGCCGCCATGAGGGGGGGTATGGTCCCTTTGAGTTTCGGGTCGATGACCTGTTGAATTTCGAGGACGATAATTTTCTGAGTCTCCGTGTGCTGGGCCCCATTCTTCATGAAGATAAGATAATTGACGGCATCGGCCCGAATGACATGCCGCATTGGCGCGGGGCGATTGCCGGCGGGATCTGGCAGTCGGTCCAGCTGGTTGCAACAGGACCGGTTTTTGTGGATGACATTTTTATTATTCCTCAGCTGAAGGATGATACGGCCACGGTACAGCTGCAACTGGAGAATACGAATCTGAATAGCAGCAGGCAGGATGTTGTTCTTTCGGTTTCCAATGAGGGCCGGGTGGTCTCCGAACAGTGTGAAACCATCCGCCTCAAGCCTGGAAAAAACGGTGTCGAATGGGCGCTGGCGATACCGGATACAAAAACCTGGTCTCCGAACGAGCCCAACCTTTACACACTTACAGTAAAGCTGGGCAACTCGGATGAAGAAACGGTTCGCTTCGGCATGCGGGAGCTGACGATCCGCAACAACCGCTTTGAACTCAACGGCGAACCGGTAACCATCAAGGCCGCATTTTTTGAAGGACTTTACCCGAACAGGCTGGCGCTGCCGGACAGCATTGAAATGGCCCGGCTTGAAATCCGACTGGCAAAGGAGGCCGGGTTTAATATGATCCGGCCATGGCGCAAGCCGCCACCGCCTGAATGGCTGGATCTGTGCGATGAAATGGGCGTCATGGTGGTCGGTGGATTTCCGATCGAATGCATGAATAACTGGCCGTCGGTTACGCCGCATCTGCGCGACCGCATAGAGCATGAGGTGCGCTCAGCGATCCAGCGCGACCGCAACCGCGCCTGCATCGTGCAGTGGGAAATCTTTAATGAAATCTACAGGGAAGACCTCCATCGCTTTAAACACAGTACATCGTTGCTGGCGCGCAAGCTGGATCCCTCACGATTGATTCTCGACGAGTCGGGTGGCTTTGCCGGGGGATCGAATATCTATCTTCCGTACCAGCTAGAACCCGAAGTTTTCAATGATGTGCACAGCTATCCCGGAGCTCCGCTGAGTCAGGCGGGTTATGACGGGTTCCTGACGCTGGCCAAAACCGAAGAGGAAATCCAGGCGCTCGACCTGAAGGTTCCCGCGATTTCCTCCCGCAGTGTAATCCAACCGGGGTTACTGACGTATGTGTCCGAGATCGGCTATGGCAGCCTGCCGGATCTGGAGAACAACAATAAACGTTTTGAACAGAATGGTAATCCGCTGGTGCCGGCGTACCGCTACCATCGGGAATTAGCACAAACCTATCGTGCTGCGCTGCAGGAAAGCGGACTCGATGCGGTCTATCCGGATCTCCGCGATTTCTGCATGGATCAGCAGCAGATCCATGGCGAAGCGAACAAACGCATGATCGAAGCCATCCGCCTGAATTCCAGCACCTGCGGTTATGCCGTCCACGCACTGACCGATGGTGACTGGGTAGTGGGGGCCGGCCTGCTGGATTTGTTTCGTAATCCAAAACCCGCAGTTTATGAAGCCACCAGGGACGCCAACGCGGAACGCTATATTGCGGTGAATGTGCAGCCTCGGAATGTGTATGCTGAAAAGGGCGCAACGCTTAGACTTACGGGTATCAACGATTTGTCGGCCGTGGGCGGGCGGCTCAGTATCGAAGTGGTGGACGCCGATGGAGCGATTGTATTTAAGAAAGAACAGGATGTTGTACTGAAGCCGGGCATTGGCCAGCTTGATGAACTGCAGCTGGACACGGCGGACTGGTCAGGCCGATATACCGTAAAGGTTCAGCTGGTTGAACCGAACGGCAAAGAGACTGCCCGGAATGAGTTTGAACTGGAAGTATTCAGTGCCGACGTGCTGAAGGTGCCGGAGGAGAAACTTGCCGTGGTTGATTCCCATGATGTGCTGCATCCTTTTCTTATGGGCAGAGGAATCCGCTGTTCCGATTTTAATCCTGAAACCCCGGTGACACTGCCGGTATTGGTTGTCGGATCGGTGTCCGCAAAAAAGAGCGCCAAACTAAAGGCATTTGCGGAAAAAGGCGGTACCGTGGTTTTTCTGGAATGCGGAGAATATCCCTTGCCGGTGCGTGGAGGGAAACGCGGGGTGAAAGGGCTGTGGGTCGGTGTCGGGCATGTGGTGACAGATCATCCTGTTTTTGAGGGATTACCCTCGGACGGGCTGATGGACCAGACCTATGAAAATGTCTGGGCCATGAAAACGCTGACGGGACTCAAAACGCAGCCCATCGTGGGATCGGTGACCCATGATTTTTATCCCATGAAACGTAATATACCCAATTATCTGGGGCCGGAACCGGCCTGGTGGGGAACGGATCTGGGCATAATTCAGCAGGGCGAGGGGCGTTTGATCCTCTCTGCTCTCCGTTTGGTGAATAATCTGGATAAGGATCCTGTGGCGGATAAAATCCTGTTTAACCTCATCGGGTTTGCAGCACGTCCGGCCAATTAG
- a CDS encoding glycoside hydrolase family 2 protein, with product MKVIITMVVLLAFSMAGHAGLRDVQSLDGEWNIVFDEANEGRQAAWHVQETFNELESRPIQVPSCWEEIEQDYEGVATYGKTFKVSRDWKGKTVRLQFDAVNYIAEVWLNDHCVGRHEGGYGPFEFQVDDLLKFGQENFLSLRVVGPIVTREDLVIDGLGKNDAPHWRGAIVGGIWQSVRLVASGSVTVDDLFVIPQLKDDTARVQLQLENTDTKRGDARVSVSVSDENGVVAEKSKKLKLLPGKNKADWTLQIPDAKYWSPDAPNLYTVSVTVEGSDAETVRFGMRELTVKDKEFVLNGKPIYIKAAFFEGLYPTRLALPDNREMAIREIQLAKDAGFNMIRPWRKPPPPEWLDLCDEMGVLVIGGLPIECMRQWPTVTPEMPRRIENEVRTAILRDRNRACIVQWEIFNEIWRKELKRMKHPMSMLARELDPSRMILDESGGFADGANIYLPYEVEPVKFNDIHMYLGAPLNDKTYAQILALGMTDAEMQALGYEPDELKNKHAHAGLMSLVSEIGYGSIPDVVDNNRRFREKGNPLVPPYRYHQMLEETTAAVLKESGLDAIYPDVQQFCIEQQKIHSDVNKRMVEAIRSNPMVRGYCVHALTGGDWVLGAGLLDLWRNPKASYYGTKEANAPRYLAVRVMPRNIYAGQPAKVTVTGINDLDAVDGKLEVRLLDADGKVVKKWKHKVELAGGISGLLEEALDASKLSGAYKAEVKLTGKSGVMAQNTFGFNVFGAADLQVPSAKIAVLDSTDALTPFLKGRGIAFVEFDETTPKSMPVYVVDNVANTKPLKATFRALENFVKQGGTAVYLQAMLRPGNIYWSGKLPSDEVLPIKKGKKHALGLWVGVSHIVTDHPVFAGLPVNTMMGQEYENVWSPYVLSDMGNDLIVGSVSYGFYAGDKTHMQSYIGPEPAFYGMDMGIVKHGDGRYVLSTLRLIENLGSDPVADKILFNLINWTAR from the coding sequence ATGAAAGTGATAATTACAATGGTGGTTCTACTGGCTTTCTCGATGGCGGGGCATGCCGGCTTGCGTGATGTTCAGTCTCTGGACGGGGAGTGGAATATTGTTTTTGATGAAGCCAATGAAGGACGTCAAGCTGCGTGGCATGTGCAGGAGACCTTCAACGAGCTGGAATCCCGCCCGATTCAGGTGCCGAGCTGCTGGGAAGAAATTGAGCAGGATTATGAAGGGGTCGCCACCTATGGTAAAACCTTCAAGGTTTCCAGGGACTGGAAAGGAAAGACCGTTCGCCTGCAGTTCGATGCCGTGAACTATATCGCTGAAGTCTGGCTGAATGATCATTGTGTCGGTCGCCATGAAGGCGGCTATGGTCCGTTCGAGTTTCAGGTGGATGACCTGCTGAAATTCGGGCAAGAGAACTTTCTCTCGCTGCGTGTGGTGGGACCCATTGTGACGCGGGAAGATCTGGTGATCGACGGTCTGGGGAAGAACGATGCCCCGCATTGGCGAGGTGCCATTGTCGGCGGCATCTGGCAGTCAGTGCGCCTGGTGGCTTCCGGCTCGGTAACGGTCGACGATCTCTTTGTGATTCCTCAACTTAAGGATGATACGGCCCGGGTGCAGCTGCAACTGGAGAACACGGATACGAAACGCGGGGATGCCCGGGTTTCGGTAAGCGTTTCCGATGAAAACGGCGTGGTTGCCGAAAAAAGCAAGAAGCTCAAACTGCTGCCTGGAAAAAATAAAGCGGACTGGACGCTGCAGATTCCGGATGCAAAATACTGGTCGCCCGATGCGCCGAACCTTTACACCGTTTCGGTAACGGTAGAGGGCTCTGATGCGGAGACGGTCCGGTTTGGTATGCGTGAGCTGACGGTCAAGGACAAGGAGTTTGTACTGAACGGCAAGCCGATCTATATCAAGGCCGCTTTCTTTGAAGGGCTCTATCCGACCAGGCTGGCGTTGCCGGACAATCGCGAAATGGCGATTCGGGAAATCCAGCTGGCGAAGGATGCCGGCTTTAACATGATCCGTCCGTGGCGCAAGCCGCCCCCGCCGGAATGGCTCGATCTATGCGATGAAATGGGGGTGCTGGTCATCGGCGGACTGCCGATCGAATGCATGCGCCAGTGGCCGACGGTGACGCCGGAAATGCCGCGCCGCATTGAAAACGAAGTGCGCACCGCGATCCTGCGCGACCGCAACCGCGCCTGCATTGTGCAGTGGGAAATCTTTAATGAAATCTGGCGCAAGGAACTCAAGCGCATGAAGCATCCGATGTCGATGCTGGCGCGCGAGCTGGATCCTTCGCGTATGATCCTGGACGAGTCGGGCGGATTCGCGGACGGTGCAAACATTTATCTTCCCTACGAAGTGGAGCCGGTAAAGTTTAACGACATTCACATGTATCTGGGTGCTCCGCTCAACGACAAAACCTATGCCCAGATTCTGGCACTGGGTATGACGGACGCTGAAATGCAGGCGCTGGGCTATGAACCGGATGAGTTGAAAAATAAGCATGCCCACGCGGGTCTGATGTCGCTGGTTTCGGAAATTGGTTACGGCAGCATTCCGGATGTGGTGGACAATAACCGTCGGTTCCGCGAGAAGGGGAATCCACTGGTTCCGCCGTACCGCTATCATCAGATGCTGGAAGAAACCACCGCTGCCGTTTTGAAAGAGAGCGGACTCGATGCGATTTATCCTGATGTGCAGCAGTTCTGCATTGAGCAGCAGAAGATCCATTCCGATGTTAATAAACGGATGGTGGAAGCGATTCGTTCCAATCCAATGGTGCGGGGCTACTGTGTACACGCGCTGACCGGTGGGGACTGGGTGCTGGGCGCCGGTCTGCTGGATCTTTGGCGCAATCCGAAGGCGTCCTACTATGGAACCAAAGAGGCCAATGCGCCCCGTTATCTTGCGGTTCGTGTGATGCCTCGTAATATCTATGCAGGGCAGCCTGCCAAGGTGACCGTGACCGGAATCAACGATCTGGATGCCGTGGACGGTAAGTTGGAAGTCAGGTTGCTGGATGCCGATGGCAAGGTGGTTAAAAAATGGAAACACAAGGTGGAGCTGGCCGGCGGCATATCCGGCCTGCTGGAAGAAGCGCTGGATGCTTCGAAGCTTTCGGGGGCTTATAAAGCGGAAGTCAAACTGACCGGAAAGAGCGGCGTGATGGCGCAGAACACCTTCGGGTTTAATGTGTTCGGAGCGGCGGATCTTCAAGTTCCCTCCGCAAAAATTGCGGTGCTGGATTCGACGGATGCACTGACCCCCTTCCTGAAAGGTCGGGGCATTGCATTTGTTGAATTTGATGAAACAACGCCGAAGTCGATGCCGGTTTATGTCGTGGACAATGTGGCGAATACCAAGCCGTTGAAGGCAACCTTCCGGGCGTTGGAAAATTTTGTAAAGCAGGGCGGTACGGCCGTGTATCTGCAGGCGATGCTCCGTCCGGGAAATATCTACTGGAGCGGAAAGCTGCCGTCAGACGAAGTGCTGCCGATCAAAAAGGGCAAGAAGCATGCGCTCGGTTTATGGGTCGGCGTTTCGCATATCGTAACGGACCATCCCGTTTTTGCCGGCCTTCCCGTGAATACGATGATGGGGCAGGAATATGAAAATGTCTGGTCGCCTTATGTACTCAGTGATATGGGCAATGACCTGATTGTCGGTTCCGTCAGTTATGGATTCTATGCCGGCGATAAAACCCATATGCAGAGTTATATCGGTCCGGAGCCGGCCTTCTACGGCATGGACATGGGGATCGTAAAGCATGGTGACGGGCGCTATGTGCTCAGCACCCTGCGCCTGATTGAAAACCTCGGCTCCGATCCGGTGGCCGACAAGATTCTCTTCAACCTGATTAACTGGACGGCCAGATAA